The sequence GCGAAATAAAGTGTTCATCGTTGCTCCCGATCGCTATCTGACAGCGATAGATGTGGATTCTGGGAGAACTATCTGGCGCAGCAATCGCTACCGCGTGCGCGAGAGTCTGGGAATTGCCAAACGCGGCGGGGCGATTTTCGCCAAAACCATGCAGGACACCGTTGTCTGTGCCTACACCTGGCCCGAAAAACCGATCTGGAAATGGGCGAAAGACGCCGGCTTCGGTTATGATATCGATCCCTCTGTCATTATTGAAAAAAGACACCGCATTTTTTTCGGAACGCAGCACGGCTATATTTATTCGTTGTATTCGGATAACGGAAAGCTGGACTGGAAATTTCGCGTGGGAGTTTCTTTGATCAATAATGTAATCCCGCTGGATTCGCTCAATGTCATCGGTACAGACATGCAGGGAAGAATATTTCGGTTGGCGACGCAGAGGCCGGATACTTTGTTGGAAGAATAATAGCAAGGTAGAGCTCGTGTACACTTTATCTGGAAAACGTTCTGAATCATTGCGCGATTTGAAGGTTATAAAACAGAGATGGTTCAACAGTTGAAGAAAGTCATTTCCGCCAGCCGACGCATCGACATGGTGGGCACAGCGCCGGATCGGTTTGTGGAAATTTTAGAAGAAAAATGTCCGCCGGAAAATGTGCATACGCTCGTCATCTGGACCAAAAATGCGACGAATTTGTTTGAATACAAGCCGTTGCTGGCAAAAGTGAAACAGTACGATCAGCTTTTTATCCATTATTCAGTCACCGGCATGGGCGGTACATTTTTGGAGCCTGGCATTGAACCCACGGAAAAGGCAATGTCTCGTCTAAATTCGCTTGTGGACTTAGTCGGTGATCCCAGGCGTATCCGTTTTCGTTTCGATCCCATTGTGCATTTGCGTCTTCCCGATGGCGAAAATTATTGTAATTTGCCAATTTTTGAAAAATTAGCCCCGCAAATTGCCGTCGCGGGCGTGCGCGACGTCTCCATTAGTTGGATGTCAACTTATCGAAAAGTTATTTCCCGTTTAAGAAAAGCAGGGATTGAAGTGGTTTCTTTTTCCCGGGAACAATGGCAGGGAGAGCTAAATTGGCTGCAAAAAATCGCGGCTGATAACAATCTCCGTTTGCACGGCTGCTGCGTGCCCGGAATGGAGCGTTCGCGCTGCATTGATGGCTTTCTGCTTAACGAACT comes from Calditrichota bacterium and encodes:
- a CDS encoding DUF1848 domain-containing protein, coding for MVQQLKKVISASRRIDMVGTAPDRFVEILEEKCPPENVHTLVIWTKNATNLFEYKPLLAKVKQYDQLFIHYSVTGMGGTFLEPGIEPTEKAMSRLNSLVDLVGDPRRIRFRFDPIVHLRLPDGENYCNLPIFEKLAPQIAVAGVRDVSISWMSTYRKVISRLRKAGIEVVSFSREQWQGELNWLQKIAADNNLRLHGCCVPGMERSRCIDGFLLNELHPYGEKCSTRKAKGQRTACGCTESWDIGWYYECAHGCRYCYANPKIFDFNGTRMNTD